In Hymenobacter sp. GOD-10R, the sequence TTCGCTCAACGCTTGAGTGTCTTCCGCCAGCGTGACAGCGAGGTTGCTCGTGGCTCCTGTTATAGGTACTTCTTTGCGCGTAAAGCCGACAAAGCTGAACACAAGAATACTGTTCTCGGGTGCTTGGATGGTGAAGCTCCCGTCGGCGCCAGTGCCTGTGCCAATGGAAGTGCCTTTTACCACCACCGTCACGCCCGGCAGCCCCGCGCCTTTTGCGTCTACTACGCGGCCCGCGACCGTTACGTCTTGTAGACCCGCGTTGGCGCTTGTTGGCACCAAAGAAATCGGTTGCGCAATCGTTTGCGTCTGTGCACTCAAAGGAGCTGGCTCAGAGAGTACGTAAACAGTGGCGCTGAGCTTTTCTACCTGCAGATTGCTTAGCTTAAGCACGTACTGCAGCTTTTCTTCCCAGGTCTTAAACTCTGGCAAGCTAGCAGGCACCATCAATTTATCGAGTGCTTGGTTGTGGTAAAAAAAGCTAACTCCATACTGCACTTTTATTTGCTGTAAGACGGTAGTTAAGGGTTGCTTTTTTTCAGCGGGAACAAGCAGTTGCTCCCGCCGTTGTTGCGATGGCAGAGAGGCTAGAAACGCAGGTGTGCTTTGGCCTTGTGAAACGCCGCCTGGCCAGCAAGCTAGCGCCACAGCCAGTGCTGGCAGCGACGGAGTAGAGTAGGGCATAGTAACGGGAACTTTAGAAGTATTAGAAGGAGGAAACACCTTATTAAGCTCGCTTAGAGCGGGAGCAGCTGCACTTGATTGCCGGTACGTGAGACCTTCACGTTCAGAGCCTTGGACAGCGCCGACAGCAATACTTCAGCATTATCATTCGGAACGGAGCCTGTAACTTGCTGGCGAAGCATGTTCTTATCCGTCACGGTGAGGTTAAGCCCGTAGGTTTGTTGTATTAAAGGAATAATGTCGGCTAAGGGCGTATGATCAAACGTCAGGTAGCCGTGCGTCCAGGATGAATAGGCGCTAGCGTTGACCGTCTTTGTCGCCAGACTACGAGCAGGAGCAGAATACTCGGCCAGTTCGCCGGGTTTCAACAGCACATGCTCAGTATGGAAAGCCGCGTGCCGATCAAGTTGCACTTTGCCGGAGTTAAGCACTACTTGCGTGTGTTCGCCGCGGCTGTTTACGTTGAACTTAGTACCTAGCACCGTTACATCTACATCGCCTGCGTGAACCTGGAATTGCAAACGAGAGGCCGCGCTGGCCACGTTGCGTACGCTCTTAGGAGCAAGGTGATTTACTTCGAAATAGGCTTCCCCAGTTAGCCAAACTTCGCGGCGCCCAGCTTGGGGCCAACGGGCTGCCGTTTCGAGGGTTGAATTACCATTAAGTACCACCACAGAACCATCGGGCAACGTGATCCGTCGCTGCTGGCCAAAAGGAGTGGTGTAGCGCGCCAACTGGCTCGGCTTGGTCGGCCCTTGCAACAGCCAGGAGCCTACGCCAGCCAGGAGCACCAGGCAGAGAGTCGCCGCCATGACGCGTATATGACGCAGACGTAACCGCCACGGCCGGGGTGCCGGCGGTTGGTTGATAGCGTGCAATAACTTTGCGAGTTCCTGTTGCTGCACGGCCATCGGCACAACCCGCCGCCGCTGCCCCGCTACTAGGCGTACCAGTTCGCTGGCTTCGTTCAGCTCCGCCGTTTTGGCTGGGTGCTGTTGCTGCCACTTCAGCCAGAATTCCCTGGCCGTCGCATCAGTGCCCAAACTATAGGCCTGAAACGACTCATCTGCAGCAAACTCTTCGGTGGTATAGTCGTCGTAGTCCATGCAACAAGAAAGGGCTAAGCAACCCTCGTTTGTTAATAGGACGACCTAGCTCTCGTTTTATACTGGTTCCGACAGCAACTTTTTTCAGATAAAATACACTAAAAGAACACAAATGTCTTATTACCAGTATGTTAATTTTTTTTATAAAACTTCCTATTTAGCCGTGGTGAGCTAAGAGTAGGAATAACCATACAGCCACAAATACCTTTCGCAGGGCTTGCAGGGCTTGGTAGATGAGATTACGAATGGATTGCACGTTCACCCCCATGATTTCGGCAATCTTCTCATAGGAGAATCCATCAAAAAACTTCAGGTAGAGCGCTTCCCGCTCGCGCTTAGACAGTTTGTTAAGCGCGCGCTGTAGCTTCTCATTTTGCTCCTGCGACAGCTGTTCGCTGATCAAAAAATCTTCGTGCGAGTAAGTAATCTCAAATTCGGGTTCGGCAGCTAGCCGCTGCTGCGCTTTGCTGCGCTGGAGCGCATCCCCTACCTGCCGACGTAGCGCGATAAATAGATAAGATTGCAGACTAGTTACTGCCCCTAGATGCTGGCGGCGCTGCCACAGCTTCTGAAATAACTCCTGTAAGCAGTCCTTCACGAGTTCTTCGTCTGCTGCTAACTTACATCCATAGGTAAAGAGCCGCTCATAATAGCGCAAAAACAGTTGCGCGAATGCCTGCTGATCGCCTCCTCGAAAGTCATCCCATTGTTGCCTTTCTTGCTCAGCAGTCATCATAAAACTTCGTACGAAAGAGAGATTTACTGACAGCGCATTTGTCAGGCGTGGAAAGACAAATCGGAGAACAAAAGCAGCCTGTTAACTGCTGCATGTGGCTCAGCAAAGTAGTCTATATTTCCAAGAATTTATTCTACTGAGCGGTATGCCTCCTCAAAACACATTACCCATTCTGCGCTAGCCGGGGCCACGATGATACTCGGCTGCAACCTACCGCGTTCTACCTTGTCTGCTACTTACGCTTGTTCCAAGCATCACGCTTAAAGGATCCTTTGTCTTTCCGACATTTTCCTTGACCGCAGTTCCATAACTTGCGACCCTGCCGGTGCACGCTTCAGCTGCCAACCCACTAGTATCTCGCCTTCCTCGCCCCTTCTTGAGCCCGCCCAAGCGGTTCAGACCAGTGCCGCGACTACCCCAGCCGAAACGCCGAATAGCCTAAGCAGAAAAGCCTGCCTCCTGCACCATGAAACTACTGTTGAGTTGCCTGTTCTTCTTCAATCTACTGTGTTTCCTGCTCTTAGCCTGGGATAAACGGAAAGCCCAACAAAAGCAGCAACGCATTGCCGAAAAAACGCTCCACCTTGTTACGCTGCCGGGCGCGGCGCTTGGCGCATGGGCGGCTATTTGGCTGCTGCACCATAAAAATCGCAAAGCCGCTTTCTGGGACATTACCCTGCTGTTGACGCTGCTGCAAGGGGCCGTTCTCTATTTCACGTGACCCTCTTTTCAGGCGCCGTTTTAATTGTCTCAAGCGTCTGCAGGCGGGGAGCTGAACTATGCACCAGTCAAGCAGCAGAATTTCCTGAGCCCAAGCGTAGAGGAAGTCATTTCATACGCTTCGAAAACGACGGTTAAGGTGGACACCATTGCGTTGGTCTTGCGCTGCAACTCTCCGGGAGGAAAAAGGATCAACTTTTCCAGGAAAGATCTCCTGAAACGAGTGTTTCAGGACGTTCGTTTCAGGAGGCAGACCAGACCTGACCCTTGTCGCGAGACCACCTCCAACCACGACGACGGGCTGGATACCTTTATCAATTACCACCCTGCTGATAATCTTCCTTCCTGGGTTCCTCCTCGTGTAGCCGCCAGCGGCCCTGCTGCTTGCGTACCACCGCCACATGGCCCAGAATGTATTGGTTATGATCTAGGTCGTAGAAAAAGAAGCCTGTGTCACGGGCCGCGTTCAAGCACACGCGTGACAAGTGCAGACCCAGTTGCTGGCCCCAGCTGCCCACCGGCTCTGGGTACTGGTGAAAGGGCTCATAACGCCAGTAGAGGGTGTAGCGTCCTGCCTGCGGGGCAGGGTCCGGCGTAAAGTCGCGTCCGATGAGGTGGGCCATAACGGGCTCCTGCAGGAGCTCCTGCAAGGCTTGCGTACGCCCCGGTAGAGTGGGCTGATCTAGCAGAAACTCATACTCGGCCCGGCACTCGGCCATGGAGCGCAAGGTGGGTGCCAGGTTCAACACCCCGGGCGGGGTAAATTCGTCGGGGTGCGCGGTCAGGTACGCCTCGTAGTAGGCGTGCCGCTCAGCTGTTGTTGTCAGCTCAGCAGGCAGCGGAATGACCGGGGTCCCGTCCTCGTGGTGACGGGCGCTGAACAAGCCCAGATATTCTTGCCACAACAAGTCAGCCAGCACATCTTGGTAGACGTGGTCTTCTTCGGCCCAGTAAGCGGACGTATTCGCTTCCCAGCGCACGTTCTCTGGCTGCGTGTGCAACAGCGTTTCCAGTTCGCCCAAACGTTGTAGCACCTGCGGCCCATAGCCGTAGGTACGTAGCGCCTCGACGACCGACTGCCTCCAACTCACCTCTCGTCCCCATAACGTGTGTTCCGCGCTTTCCGGAAGCGGGCCCATCATCGACTCCGCCCAGTTAGGTAGCGCCGACTGGGGAGGCCGGATCTGGTCGAGTTGACCCAGTAACGTTTGCTGCGCCTGGCGAAGGTGCTCCAGCAGGTACGTCAGCATATAGCGCTGGTTTTCTTGCTCCTCTGCTGCCGTGAGCGGCTGTTGCTGACTAAGAGCATAGCCCAGGCGCAGACCTAGGCGCAGCCGCTCCAGTGCGTGGGCCGAGGCGCTCCAGAGTTGATTCCTCACCCGGCCTTGACTGTACCAAGTGGCAGCGGCCTCGCAGAACGACTGGGTGGCCAGACGTACGGTGCCGGCATAACCGCCAAAGCTCCACACCGTGGCCTTGTCTAACGGCTGCTCGGGGGAGAGTGTACTCCAGCTACACCGGTGTTCCTGCGCCTGCACGCGCGCCAACCACGCTTCGGCTTGGGCAGGGTCGGCTGGGCAGGGTAGCTGCTGTAGAACGAGCTGTCCCATCTGAGCGAAGCGCAGGGAAGCAACTGCGTTCCCTTGTGCGTCCGCGAGTACGGTTAGCTCGTCTAGACCATCCAGAATGCTGGCTATCCACGTGCCGCGCCGCGCTGGTGGGTCTGGCGGCCCAGCCGGTAGTTGGTCCAAGGCGGTGCGCAGGAGCCGGAAGGGCGCTCGTTGAGCGTAAATGGGCTCGAGACGCTCGGGCGCCGCATAGACCTCCGCGAACAGGTGGAGCAGCAGGCTCAAGGGCCAAGGTTGACTTGTTAGGCGCTCGCGCACCCGTTGTTGGGCCCGCCCACTGCCTAGCAGCTTCGGGATCACGCCTCCCCAGGCTGGCTCCTGCAGATCGCCGCGGGCCAAGGCCCCAAGCAACTGCGTCAGCGCGCGCGCGGGTTCGCAGGCAGCTAGGTGTGCCAACCAAGGGGTTAGATTCAGTTGCGCCATGAACACGATCACACAGGCGAGCACCAGTTCCTCATCCGTTGGGGACTCTCGCGGGACGGTGGGGGCGGCAAATACGAGCTGCGGCTCAGGAGCGTCCACGTGCAAGGAAACGCCATATGCCTGCAGCACGCGGCCGAAATCGTACACAGCCGGGCGAGGGCGGGTCACCAACGGCAACGGCTCGGGTAGCAACTGCGCCAGCAACTGATCGGTGAAGCCTGGATAGAGTGGATCCAACAGCTGGTACGCCGTGCGGCCGTAGCCGCCCAACAGCGCCTGTAAGCGTTCCCCGTCCAGATCCGCAAACTGCTCGGCTGCTTCCTGCGGGGTGAAGCGTTGCGGCGCTACGTACCGGTTATATTGGGGCAGGCTTACTTGCCACTGGCAAAAGGTCAACGTCACGACCACTTCCGCCAGAAAGCCGCGGAGAAAAAGCTCACCCCGGGCATTGCGCCGCGCCAGCAGTTCGCCTGCTTGATACAGGATGTCGTAGGGGGAAGCAATGTCCAGCTCCCCAAGCCGTAGCGGAGAGGATAGCAAGCTCATAGCAGGAATCATTAGTGGCCTTCAACAAGATACAGATTGGCTGCTTCTAAGCCAAGCCACTAGAACTACCAGCTGCCGCGAGAACTGGGGTAGAAGCTCGTACTCCTGCTGGTCAATCCGCCTTCTGCTACGCTACCTCCCGCGACAGGCTTAGCCGATGCTTGGTGACGGCCGGGCCCGTCGCAGGTACACTGGACGCTCCTTCAAAAGATCTTTGGTCGACCGATGCTCTCCTTGGAGACTACTTTTACACAGTAGCACCTAGTGCATGGAATGACCTTGCCATCACGAACACTGAACATGCGCAGCAACAGAGGCAAGGCCTAGTCCACCTAGGGTCAGCATCCACTGAAATGTCAACGCAAAGCAGGGTTCATGTACGTCTGGTCTAGGCTGGCTCCTCCTTTTCCTGAACCAACAAGCTTGCTTTAGGAGTACAAAGAATCAGCTTTAGCGTAGAGCCTAGGCGTTTTCTCACCTCGATCGTTCAGCGAAACCACCGTTTGTGCGAATCGTCACGGCCCATCAAGGGAGTTGCCAACTAAGTGGCCGTGGGTTAGGCTGCCTGTTGCGTAGCCGCACGCGTGTGTCTTGAGGACCTAAGTCAACGGCCCGTCGCGCAGGGTGCGGCACACGAATTCGGCGCGGCTGCGCACGTGCAGCTTGCGGTAGAGTTGCTTGCTGTAGGAGTGGACCGTTTGGGGAGCTAGGTCGAGGCGCAGGACGACCTGCTTTTCGCTCAGCCCCTCGACCAAACCTTCCAGCACCTGTCGCTCGTGCGGGGTCAGGTCGGTGGTGGGGGCGACGGGGCTAGGTTTAAAATAGCCCAGCACCTTACGCGCGACGGCCTGGCTCATGAGGACGACGCCCCAGGCCACGTCGAACAGGGCGGCTTTGATGTCGGCGGGTGGGGTGCTTTTGAGCAGATAGCCCGAGGCCCCGGCACACAGCGCCTGATAGATGCGGTCGGTATCCTCGAACACGGTCTGCAGCACGAAGTCGGCGTTGGGCAGCTGGCGTAGCAGGGGCAAGGCCGCAATACTGCTGAGGCCGGGCAGGCCACTGTCGAGCAGCACCAGATGGGGCAGCGCCACTAGGTCAGGCAGCTGCACCAAGAAGGCGTCGACCGAACCGGCCACCGCCACGCAATCGAACTCAGATTGGCGGCAGCGGTAGCCGTGCAGCAGTTAGCGCACGGTGGGGTCGTCTTCTAGGAGGGCCAGGCGCAGCGGTGTGATCGGCAGCATAGAGCAGAAAAGGAAATACGGGCGAGCGTGGGCGAAAGGTTGGGGGCCATGCCGCCTGGCGCAAGCCAAGCACTACCCCTAAACAGGGGGATGAAAAAAGCGAGGCACCCCCCTGTTTAGGGGTAGTGCTTGGTTAGGATCTAGGCAAAAGCCTAGAATATCTTCGTTTCAGGCAACTGCACCGAACCGTTCATTTCTTTTCTCCCTCCTTCTCTTCTTCCTTCATGACAACACCTTTATCTGCGAGTTGCGCTCGGCGGTGGCCTCTAGGCCGCCTAGGGCTGCTGGCCGGGCTGCTCGGGCTAAGCCTGGGGGCCCAGGCTCAACTAACGATCACCAGCACCACCCCGGCGCGTAACACCAACGTGGCCCCGCGCGGCACCGACGTGCGCCTGACCTACAACCAGACGCTGAACACCACCACGGCCAGTCAGGTGCGCGTATTTTCCCAGCAGGCCGGCGGGCGCAAAGCGGCCACGTACGCGGCCAGCGGCAGCACGCTCACGGTGAACCCGACCACCGACTTCAAGCCCGGCGAGACGGTCTTCGTGACGGCCCCGGCCACGGTGCGCAGCAGCACCGGCACGGCGGCTACGCCCCGCGTGTATCAGTTTACCACCCAGGCCGGTGTGGGGCCAGGCACATTTGGCGGGGGCACTGACTTGACCGTACCGGGCACCCCGGTGAGCGTGACACCGGCCGATATAGACGGCGATGGCGACCTAGACTTACTCACAGCTAACCAGAGCCCAGGGAGTGGTACCGGCACCGTGAGCGTGCGCCTCAACAATGGCACAGGGGGCTTTAGCAATGGACCAAACGTGTCCGTGGGCAGTGAACCTGTGAGCGTGGTAGCCGCCGACGTAGACGGGGACGGCGATTTGGATATCCTAACCGCAAACAGTCTCTCCAATTTCGTGAGCGTGCGCCTTAATAGTGGGGGAGGCAGTTTCAGTAATGCCCCAGACGTGCCTATCGGTACAACCGCAAACAGTCGCTGCTTTAGTGTAGTGGCCGCCGATGTAAACGCAGACGGGAACCTCGATATCCTGGCCGCCAACGGGGGCGAAAGCACCGTGAGCGTTCGGCTTGGCAATGGGCAAGGGGGCTTCAGTGGAACAACGGAGGTGAATGTCGGTAGCAACTCGATCAATCTGGCTGCTGCCGATGTAACCGGGGATGGTAACCTGGATCTCCTCACGGCTAACTTTACCAGTAATACGGTGAGCGTGCGCCCAGGTAACGGCATGGGCAGCTTTGGCAGCGGGCTGGAGGTATCCGTCGGCAGCAACCCTGGCCGACTGATAGTGGCCGATGTGAACGGGGATGGCAACTTGGACCTACTCACGGCTAACGGCAACATCACCAGCACCGTGAGCATACGTCTTAATTCGGGAACGGGCAGTTTCAGCGGCAGTGATATCAATCTTGGCTCGGGAAATTTTATTAGCAGCTTGGTAGTAGCCGACGTGGACGGGGACGGGGACCTAGACTTACTCACGGGCGGTATCAGTATCGGTTTCGGTAGCGGCAGCAATCCTGCCGGCACGGTAATCGTGCGGCGCAACAACGGCGGCACGTTTGGGAGTCCTAGCCAAATCGTGAGCGTCGGTAATACCCCCTACCTAGCCGTGGCCGATGTGGATGGCGACAACGACCTGGATCTGCTGACCGCGAATAGTAGTAGCAACACGGTGAGCGTGCGCCTGAACCAAGCGGTTTCCCTGCTCACGTTCACGCCTGCCAGCGGTGGGCCCGGCACCCGGGTGGATATCACAGGCATCGGCTTCGTGTCCGAAGACGGCCGTACGCCCCTCGTGACCAGCGTCTTCTTCAACGGCACGCCCGCTGCCTTCTTCGCGGTCCTTTCCCCGACGCAAGTAGCGACGGCGGTCCCCGCTGGCGCCACGACCGGGCCCCTTACAGTAACCACCACCCAGAGCACGTTGACCAGCACCGCCAGCTTTACCGTCCTCGCGAATCCGGTTATCACGACCACGGCTGGCGCCACCACGGTTTCCCCGCAGACCACCACCCCCGTAGACCCCGGCCTAACCGTCACGGATGCCGATAGTCCTACGTTGGTTCTGGCTCAGGTTGGTATCACCAGCGGGCTGGTCAGCAGTGAAGACGTGCTGTCCTTCACTCCTACGGGTTCTATCACCGGCCGCTACGACGCTTCCAGTGGCTTACTAACCCTGAATGCACCTAGTCCTGGAGCAACGATAGCGCAATGGCAGGCGGTACTGCGCAGCGTCAGCTACCGCAACAATTCGGCTGCTCCCCTAACGGCCAACCGCACCGTGAGCTTTTTGGTCAATGATGGCACCAACAACAGTAATGTGGCGAGCAAAACCCTGGCCGCACCTGCGCCAACGATCACTCGCTTTACCCCCGCCAGCGGAGCAGTGGGCACCAGCGTGACCATTACGGGCACGAATCTGACGGGGGCCACGGTCATACGCTTCAAAGAGGTGGTTGCCACGAGCTTTTCGGTGGTCAATGCCACTACTCTCACGGCCACCGTACCCGCTGGTGCCACCACCGGTCCGGTGAGTGTGACGACCCCTAGTGGCACGGCCACCAGCACGACCAATTTCACGGTGGTCTTCGCTCCGGTGGTGACCACCACCGCCGGCACGACTACGGCCTCCGAGCAAGTGGCCACGGTGGTGGACGCGGGCCTCCTGCTCACGGATGCCGACAGCCCAAACTTAGTCTCGGCCACGGTCAATATCAGCAGCGGCCTGGTGAGCAATCAGGATGCGCTCACCTTTACCCCTACCGCGGCCGTCACCGGCACCTATAATGCCACAACCGGCATTCTTGCCCTGACCGGCACCGCGCCGGTGGACCAGTACCAGACCGTGCTACGCAGCGTGCGTTACCGCAACAGCGCGGCCGCCCCCACGACGGCCACTCGCATCGTGCGCTTCCTGGTGAATGATGGTACGTTCAACAGCAACGCAGCTACCAAGCAAGTGCAAGTACAGGCCGTCAACGGCGCGCCCTCCGTACCGGTTGATGTGGACCCGGCGCCTAACTCCGTGGCCGAGAACGCCGCTGCCGGCGCGCTGGTCGGCCTGACGGTGACGGCGACCGATGCCGACAGTCCCACCCTGACCTATGCGCTGACCAACAGCGCAGGCGGGCGTTTCGCTATCAACGCCAGCACGGGCGTCGTCACGGTGGCCAACGGCACGCTGCTGGACTACGAAATGGCGACCTTACACACGATTACCGTGCAAGCCTCGGATGGTACGCTTACTAGCTCGGCCAGCTTCACGATCCAAGTGACCAATGTCAATGAGGCCCCGGTGGTGGCCAATCAATCGTTCTCGATACCGGCTAGCTCGCCGGCGGGGACGGTGGTCGGCACGGTCGTGGCTACCGACCCCGATGCGGGGCAGACGCTCACCTACGCTATTACAGCGGGCAACCCTAGTGGGGCCTTCGCCTTCGTGAGCAACCAGCTGCAAGTCGTGAATGCGACCGTGCTCACCAGCACCGGCACCTACGCCTTGACCGTGCAGGTGCAGGATAACGGCAGCCCGAGCCTCACCAGCACCGCTACGGTCACGGTCACCGTCACGCCTATCACCCAGGTGCTCTACCGCCTCCATGCCGGGGGCCCAGCGCTGAACACGAGCTTCGGTGCGTTCGCCGCCGACCAGTACTTCTCGGCCAGCCGTACGGGCGCCAACAATGGCCCGATTGCGGGCACGACGGATGATGCCTTGTATCAGACGGAACGCTTCGAGGGCGCCTTTGGCTACAGCCTGCGCGTCCCAAATGGAACGTATCAGGTCGTCCTACACTTTGCCGAGCTCTACTGGACGCAACCCGGTCAGCGCATCTTCGACGTGCGGGCCGAGAATCAACTCGTACTCGACAACTACGACATCCTGCGCAAGGTGGCGCCCTTCACGGCCACGACCGAGACCTTCTCGGTGGTCGTCACCGACGGCGTGCTCAACCTGGACTTATCGGCCCTGGCGAGTGATGGCGGGCGCGATGCGGCCAAGCTTTCCGCCTTGGAGGTGCTGGCCCCGAGTAGCGGGCCCAACCAGCCGCCGGTCATTGCCAACCAGAGCTTCTCGGTGGCCGAGGGCAGCGTGGCGGGTACGCTGGTGGGCACGGTGGTGGCCTCGGATCCGGATGCCGGGCAGACGCTGAGCTACGCCGTTACCGCCGGTAACTTGGACGGGGCGTTCGCCTTCGTGGGCAACCAACTGCAAGTGGCCAATGCCGCGGCCGTGCGCACAGCCGCCTCGCCGTTCACCCTCACCGTGCGCGTCACCGATGACGGCAACCCGGCCCGGAGTACGACGGCCACCGTCACGGTGACCGTCACGCCGGGCATGCAGGTGTTCTACCGCCTTAACGCCGGGGGACCTGCTCTCACGACCACCTGGGGACCATTCGCCGCCGATCAGTATTTCAGCCCCAGCCGCACGGGCGCCACCAGTGGCCCGATTGCGGGTACGACGGATGATGCCTTGTACCAGACCGAACGCTTCGAGGGGGCCTTTGGCTACAGCCTGCGCGTGCCGAACGGCACGTATCAAGTCGTGCTACACTTTGCCGAAACCTACTGGACCCAGCCGGGCCAGCGCGTGTTCGACGTGCGGGCCGAGAACCAGCTCTTCTTGGACAACTACGACATCCTGAAAAAAGTAGCGCCCTTTACGGCCACGACGGAGACGTTCACGGTGGTCGTCACGGATGGCGTGCTCAACCTGGACTTGTCGGCCCTGCAAAGCGACGGGGGCCAGGATGCGGCCAAGCTCTCGGCCCTGGAGGTGCTGGCCCCCGCCGCGGCGCAGAATCGCTCGACGCTGGCCAGCCAAGCGCTACTGGCCACCGCGCGCACGGGCAAGCTCGCCGCGCGGCTCGAGGCCGTGCCTAACCCCTTCGCCGAGCAGGTCAACGTTAGCTTTCAGCTGCCGCAAGCCGAAGCATATACCCTGACCGTGTATGATCTGGCCGGGCGGCAGTTGCAGCAGCAAAGTGGCCCGCCCGTAGCAGCCGGCGAACGCCAGCAGCTCACCCTCGCGCTGGGCCGCTACCCGGTGGGCGTGTACGTGGTGCGCCTGACGACAACCTCGGGTACGCAACAAGTGCGCGTCGTGAAGCACTAGCCCACAGCACCTACCAAAAGGCCCCCCTCCCACCCAGCCCGGTCAGCGACCCAGCGTCGTTTGTCGGGCTGCGGTGCGTTGGGATGGTGGCACTGAATACCGCTCACCCTACTCGCCGTCCAGAACGGTTTCCCTCGTTTAACTGTACAACTCACCCTGCCTAGAAAGGGCGGTTGGAAAGGTGTAATGAGGCAGGGAACGGTTCAGAAAACGTGTTCAGCAATCAAGGTACAATCCACGGCTTAGAACGACGGCAAACGTGAACTAGCAGCGGAAAAAGCCCGCGAGGCGGGCGGGTTCATACCTAGCCAAAAGGTAGACGGCATGAGGCTACTCTCCTGCGGGTGGTGCGTGCCGCAACGATGAAACGCTTCCGGCGCCTCCCGGGCTATCCCTCGTTGCAGCCCATTGTCGAACACGCACGGCCTCCGCATCCTGCTCCAGCAGGCAGGCGTCGTACTTGCCTCTTGCTGGAAGAGGACAGATGCGGAGAATAGGTCCTATATTTGCCGCATATCATGCGGAGAATACCAGTTTACATTCATCAGCTTCCCACGTGGCCGCAGTTTAGCTGGCAA encodes:
- a CDS encoding sigma-70 family RNA polymerase sigma factor — translated: MMTAEQERQQWDDFRGGDQQAFAQLFLRYYERLFTYGCKLAADEELVKDCLQELFQKLWQRRQHLGAVTSLQSYLFIALRRQVGDALQRSKAQQRLAAEPEFEITYSHEDFLISEQLSQEQNEKLQRALNKLSKREREALYLKFFDGFSYEKIAEIMGVNVQSIRNLIYQALQALRKVFVAVWLFLLLAHHG
- a CDS encoding DUF1294 domain-containing protein, with the translated sequence MKLLLSCLFFFNLLCFLLLAWDKRKAQQKQQRIAEKTLHLVTLPGAALGAWAAIWLLHHKNRKAAFWDITLLLTLLQGAVLYFT
- a CDS encoding malectin domain-containing carbohydrate-binding protein, with product MTTPLSASCARRWPLGRLGLLAGLLGLSLGAQAQLTITSTTPARNTNVAPRGTDVRLTYNQTLNTTTASQVRVFSQQAGGRKAATYAASGSTLTVNPTTDFKPGETVFVTAPATVRSSTGTAATPRVYQFTTQAGVGPGTFGGGTDLTVPGTPVSVTPADIDGDGDLDLLTANQSPGSGTGTVSVRLNNGTGGFSNGPNVSVGSEPVSVVAADVDGDGDLDILTANSLSNFVSVRLNSGGGSFSNAPDVPIGTTANSRCFSVVAADVNADGNLDILAANGGESTVSVRLGNGQGGFSGTTEVNVGSNSINLAAADVTGDGNLDLLTANFTSNTVSVRPGNGMGSFGSGLEVSVGSNPGRLIVADVNGDGNLDLLTANGNITSTVSIRLNSGTGSFSGSDINLGSGNFISSLVVADVDGDGDLDLLTGGISIGFGSGSNPAGTVIVRRNNGGTFGSPSQIVSVGNTPYLAVADVDGDNDLDLLTANSSSNTVSVRLNQAVSLLTFTPASGGPGTRVDITGIGFVSEDGRTPLVTSVFFNGTPAAFFAVLSPTQVATAVPAGATTGPLTVTTTQSTLTSTASFTVLANPVITTTAGATTVSPQTTTPVDPGLTVTDADSPTLVLAQVGITSGLVSSEDVLSFTPTGSITGRYDASSGLLTLNAPSPGATIAQWQAVLRSVSYRNNSAAPLTANRTVSFLVNDGTNNSNVASKTLAAPAPTITRFTPASGAVGTSVTITGTNLTGATVIRFKEVVATSFSVVNATTLTATVPAGATTGPVSVTTPSGTATSTTNFTVVFAPVVTTTAGTTTASEQVATVVDAGLLLTDADSPNLVSATVNISSGLVSNQDALTFTPTAAVTGTYNATTGILALTGTAPVDQYQTVLRSVRYRNSAAAPTTATRIVRFLVNDGTFNSNAATKQVQVQAVNGAPSVPVDVDPAPNSVAENAAAGALVGLTVTATDADSPTLTYALTNSAGGRFAINASTGVVTVANGTLLDYEMATLHTITVQASDGTLTSSASFTIQVTNVNEAPVVANQSFSIPASSPAGTVVGTVVATDPDAGQTLTYAITAGNPSGAFAFVSNQLQVVNATVLTSTGTYALTVQVQDNGSPSLTSTATVTVTVTPITQVLYRLHAGGPALNTSFGAFAADQYFSASRTGANNGPIAGTTDDALYQTERFEGAFGYSLRVPNGTYQVVLHFAELYWTQPGQRIFDVRAENQLVLDNYDILRKVAPFTATTETFSVVVTDGVLNLDLSALASDGGRDAAKLSALEVLAPSSGPNQPPVIANQSFSVAEGSVAGTLVGTVVASDPDAGQTLSYAVTAGNLDGAFAFVGNQLQVANAAAVRTAASPFTLTVRVTDDGNPARSTTATVTVTVTPGMQVFYRLNAGGPALTTTWGPFAADQYFSPSRTGATSGPIAGTTDDALYQTERFEGAFGYSLRVPNGTYQVVLHFAETYWTQPGQRVFDVRAENQLFLDNYDILKKVAPFTATTETFTVVVTDGVLNLDLSALQSDGGQDAAKLSALEVLAPAAAQNRSTLASQALLATARTGKLAARLEAVPNPFAEQVNVSFQLPQAEAYTLTVYDLAGRQLQQQSGPPVAAGERQQLTLALGRYPVGVYVVRLTTTSGTQQVRVVKH
- a CDS encoding FecR family protein, whose amino-acid sequence is MDYDDYTTEEFAADESFQAYSLGTDATAREFWLKWQQQHPAKTAELNEASELVRLVAGQRRRVVPMAVQQQELAKLLHAINQPPAPRPWRLRLRHIRVMAATLCLVLLAGVGSWLLQGPTKPSQLARYTTPFGQQRRITLPDGSVVVLNGNSTLETAARWPQAGRREVWLTGEAYFEVNHLAPKSVRNVASAASRLQFQVHAGDVDVTVLGTKFNVNSRGEHTQVVLNSGKVQLDRHAAFHTEHVLLKPGELAEYSAPARSLATKTVNASAYSSWTHGYLTFDHTPLADIIPLIQQTYGLNLTVTDKNMLRQQVTGSVPNDNAEVLLSALSKALNVKVSRTGNQVQLLPL
- a CDS encoding response regulator transcription factor, which codes for MLHGYRCRQSEFDCVAVAGSVDAFLVQLPDLVALPHLVLLDSGLPGLSSIAALPLLRQLPNADFVLQTVFEDTDRIYQALCAGASGYLLKSTPPADIKAALFDVAWGVVLMSQAVARKVLGYFKPSPVAPTTDLTPHERQVLEGLVEGLSEKQVVLRLDLAPQTVHSYSKQLYRKLHVRSRAEFVCRTLRDGPLT